A genomic region of Chloracidobacterium sp. contains the following coding sequences:
- the dnaX gene encoding DNA polymerase III subunit gamma/tau, with translation MSYQVIARKWRPQTFDEVTGQEVITQTLRNAIEHDRLHHAYLFSGARGVGKTTTARILAKALNCHRSDKPTLTPCGSNEKEVCPSCQEIAEGRSMDVLEIDAASHTGIDDVRETIINSIDFNPARDRYRVFIIDEVHQLSKPAFNALLKTVEEPPPNVVFVMATTELHKVPETITSRCQEFQFRTIPLQKIFDRLKLIADAEKIDIDDDALRELARSGEGSMRDAQSNFDQVISFSGEKIRAVDVTGALGFAGAEVLAKAVTAIAERQARSLLAVVDDLIVRGHDLRNFCRDLLGLFRDLLVFKIAGSESQLFETAVFAGEQMTQMVSGFAEADLLRFFNSLAATEASLRDAAHPRYVLEIGLVKLIEMRKVADIEDLIARMNALIGGESTSVAASASATATEEKKTLISESSPAPPEEFTETEPATVVFEAISEPFDVSEPVQPRRAAWLPPPTAEMLAHIDDKRLDGGYELQLEWSGDDLLPITNVSAIVRDWLGLAAVEDRPPVVAASSGRAVAPAYEPRPSFQEPIDLPILSAEPSDEELLEYAKAHPAVREVIRVFRAEIIEVKRV, from the coding sequence ATGTCGTATCAGGTGATAGCCCGCAAATGGCGGCCGCAGACCTTTGACGAGGTAACGGGCCAGGAGGTAATTACGCAAACGCTGCGTAACGCCATCGAACATGACCGGCTGCACCATGCGTATCTGTTCTCGGGGGCGAGAGGAGTAGGGAAAACCACCACCGCGCGAATCCTGGCAAAGGCGCTGAATTGTCACAGATCTGATAAGCCTACCCTCACGCCATGCGGATCGAACGAGAAAGAAGTCTGCCCGTCGTGTCAGGAGATCGCAGAAGGCCGCTCGATGGACGTTCTTGAGATCGATGCGGCATCGCACACGGGCATCGACGACGTTCGAGAGACGATCATCAACAGCATAGATTTTAATCCCGCCCGCGACCGCTACCGTGTATTTATCATTGACGAGGTACATCAGCTATCGAAGCCCGCCTTCAACGCGTTGTTAAAAACTGTCGAAGAGCCGCCGCCGAATGTCGTTTTTGTAATGGCGACGACCGAGCTGCACAAGGTGCCGGAAACGATCACGTCGCGATGTCAGGAATTCCAGTTCCGGACCATTCCGCTGCAGAAGATATTTGATCGGCTCAAGCTGATCGCAGACGCCGAAAAGATCGATATCGATGATGATGCGCTGCGCGAACTGGCCCGTTCCGGCGAGGGGTCGATGCGTGACGCACAGTCGAATTTTGATCAGGTCATCAGTTTTTCGGGCGAGAAGATACGTGCCGTTGATGTGACTGGTGCTCTGGGATTTGCCGGGGCAGAGGTCCTTGCGAAGGCCGTGACGGCAATCGCCGAACGACAGGCCAGATCTCTGTTGGCCGTAGTCGATGACCTGATCGTTCGCGGACACGATCTGCGGAACTTCTGTCGCGATCTTTTGGGCCTCTTTCGTGATCTGCTGGTCTTCAAGATCGCCGGGAGCGAAAGTCAACTATTTGAAACAGCTGTGTTTGCGGGCGAACAAATGACGCAGATGGTATCGGGTTTTGCCGAGGCAGACCTTCTCCGCTTCTTTAATTCGCTTGCCGCAACCGAAGCCTCGCTTCGCGATGCCGCACACCCGCGATACGTCCTCGAAATTGGCCTTGTCAAGCTTATCGAGATGCGAAAGGTAGCCGACATCGAAGACCTCATCGCGCGAATGAATGCCCTGATCGGCGGCGAATCGACCTCGGTCGCCGCCTCCGCCTCGGCAACGGCCACTGAGGAAAAAAAAACTCTAATATCTGAATCGAGCCCGGCTCCTCCCGAAGAATTTACGGAAACCGAGCCCGCGACGGTTGTATTTGAGGCGATCTCTGAGCCCTTTGATGTTTCAGAACCTGTGCAGCCGCGGCGGGCTGCCTGGCTTCCGCCACCGACGGCCGAGATGCTCGCCCATATCGATGACAAGCGTCTCGACGGTGGTTACGAGCTACAGCTCGAATGGAGTGGTGACGACCTTTTACCTATCACAAATGTGTCCGCAATCGTTCGTGACTGGTTGGGACTGGCTGCGGTCGAAGACAGGCCTCCTGTGGTTGCTGCGTCGTCAGGACGGGCCGTCGCTCCGGCGTACGAGCCAAGACCGTCCTTTCAGGAGCCGATCGATCTGCCCATCCTGTCGGCCGAGCCGAGTGACGAGGAATTGCTCGAGTATGCCAAAGCACATCCGGCGGTCCGAGAGGTGATCCGCGTATTTCGAGCAGAGATAATCGAGGTCAAGCGCGTCTGA